Proteins from a genomic interval of Symmachiella macrocystis:
- a CDS encoding DUF1499 domain-containing protein: protein MKRKLLRGVLYFVLAMVVLGIGLLMTLSFFGKRPNDLGVTDGQLKSCPDTPNCVNSQSTDSEHAILPIPFQGPAAEAGEKIRSALLQQPRTQIVSDDGDYIHAESRSALFRFVDDVEIYIDAEQQVIHIRSASRVGRSDLGVNRQRVESIRKTFTNAPPEP from the coding sequence TTGAAACGCAAACTTTTGCGCGGCGTACTCTACTTCGTGCTTGCCATGGTAGTTTTGGGAATAGGATTGCTCATGACGCTCAGTTTCTTCGGCAAGCGGCCCAATGATTTAGGTGTCACCGACGGGCAGCTTAAGTCGTGTCCGGACACGCCGAATTGTGTGAATTCCCAATCCACTGATTCGGAACATGCAATCCTGCCGATTCCCTTCCAAGGACCGGCGGCTGAAGCGGGTGAGAAAATTCGCAGCGCACTGTTGCAGCAACCCCGGACACAGATCGTGAGTGATGACGGCGATTACATTCACGCGGAATCACGGTCCGCGCTGTTTCGCTTCGTGGATGACGTCGAAATCTACATCGATGCCGAGCAGCAGGTCATCCACATCCGTTCGGCCTCGCGCGTGGGCCGTTCGGACTTGGGTGTGAATCGCCAACGCGTGGAGTCAATCCGCAAAACCTTCACCAACGCGCCGCCTGAACCGTAG
- a CDS encoding carboxylesterase family protein gives MTLRGTFLLTWIVLCVMGNSGFCDEPAAGQRAGRLETQVQVQMNYLLYLPQDYDSQPNWPLMLFLHGAGERGDDLELVKMHGPPKLIAAGQQFPFIVVSPQCPKEKEWEPIELLALLDDVSRQYNVDPDRIYVTGLSMGGFGSWRLAAYAPDRLAAIAPICGGGEKHWAKRYPHLPVWAFHGGKDPGVPVERTLSMVDALIEKGGNPQLTIYPEAGHNSWAATYANPEFYKWLLRQKRTQQE, from the coding sequence ATGACACTGCGCGGGACGTTCTTATTGACTTGGATTGTATTGTGCGTAATGGGCAATTCCGGATTCTGCGACGAACCCGCCGCTGGGCAACGCGCGGGCCGGTTGGAAACGCAGGTCCAGGTGCAAATGAACTACCTGTTGTATCTGCCGCAAGATTATGATTCGCAACCCAATTGGCCGCTGATGCTGTTCCTGCATGGGGCTGGGGAGCGTGGAGATGACCTGGAACTAGTGAAGATGCACGGTCCGCCCAAGTTGATCGCCGCCGGTCAGCAATTCCCTTTCATCGTCGTTTCGCCGCAATGCCCCAAAGAGAAGGAATGGGAGCCGATTGAACTATTGGCGCTGCTGGACGATGTCAGTCGTCAATACAATGTGGATCCCGATCGCATTTATGTGACCGGACTGAGTATGGGAGGCTTTGGCAGTTGGCGTTTGGCGGCTTATGCCCCAGATCGTTTGGCGGCCATTGCCCCGATTTGCGGCGGCGGGGAAAAACATTGGGCCAAGCGGTATCCACACCTGCCTGTTTGGGCATTCCATGGTGGCAAAGATCCCGGCGTGCCAGTGGAACGCACGCTGTCGATGGTCGATGCCCTGATCGAGAAAGGGGGCAATCCGCAGCTGACGATTTACCCCGAAGCAGGTCACAATTCATGGGCCGCCACGTACGCCAACCCCGAGTTTTACAAATGGTTGTTGCGACAAAAAAGAACCCAACAGGAATAA
- a CDS encoding heavy metal translocating P-type ATPase, whose amino-acid sequence MAIDPICHMEVDESTDLKATREGETFYFCSEHCRQKFLEPDAESPPDMVQLGGCCHQEHSADTTPRKTTKKYFCPMCAGVESDEPGDCPKCGMALESAQVTSGQKTIYTCPMHPEIEQDHPGSCPKCGMDLEPKFVEADAPQDDTELRSMLLRFWVALSLSIPVFLLAMLPMVGVPVDRWLGHSLHTWLQVVFSTPVVLWAGWPFFVRGWRSILTWNLNMFTLIAIGTGTAYLFSLLVVLFPGLVPDDLKTDGHVEVYFEAAAVIITLVLLGQVLELRARRRTGHAIRELMSLAPPTARIVRDGQEQEVPLDDVQQGDVLRVRPGEKIPVDGKLTEGKSSVDESMITGEPAAVQKQTGDEVIGGTVNQTGAFLMQAEKVGGDTVLAQIVNMVSDAQRSRAPIQKVADVVAGYFVPAVVLCAVLTFIVWAVLQPKQPALAWALVNAVAVLIIACPCALGLATPMSIMVGVGRGAKAGVLIKDAEVLETLEKIDTLVVDKTGTLTEGRPKLTECIPAQGFPEADLLQLAASVEQNSEHPLAHAIVQGAKDRELSLSSTADFDSVTGGGVHGTVDGKAVLIGKRSLLEERQVQDFAVLDDKVDELQRQGRTVMYVAVDQRFAGIIAVSDPIKASTAEAVTALHQLGLRIIMLTGDNEKTAQTVAEQLGIDEFEAGERPEDKQARIKSLKSEGHKVAMAGDGINDAPALALADVGIAMGTGTDVAIESAGVTLVKGDLRGIIKAVNLSRHTMRNIRQNLFFAFIYNALGVPIAAGVLYPVMGLLLNPMIAAAAMSFSSVSVIANALRLRTTNLD is encoded by the coding sequence ATGGCCATCGACCCGATCTGTCATATGGAAGTGGATGAATCTACGGATCTCAAAGCGACCCGCGAGGGCGAGACGTTTTACTTTTGCAGCGAACATTGCCGGCAAAAGTTCTTAGAGCCAGACGCAGAATCGCCGCCGGACATGGTGCAGTTGGGCGGATGTTGTCATCAGGAACATTCGGCCGACACAACTCCGCGCAAGACGACCAAGAAGTATTTCTGCCCGATGTGCGCGGGAGTCGAATCGGATGAACCGGGGGATTGCCCGAAATGTGGGATGGCGCTGGAATCGGCACAGGTCACCTCAGGCCAAAAGACGATCTACACCTGCCCCATGCATCCGGAGATCGAACAGGACCATCCGGGGAGCTGTCCGAAGTGCGGAATGGATTTGGAGCCGAAGTTCGTCGAGGCGGACGCACCGCAAGACGATACGGAACTGCGGAGCATGCTGCTACGTTTTTGGGTGGCTTTGTCGCTGAGCATTCCCGTGTTCCTCTTAGCTATGCTGCCGATGGTGGGGGTGCCGGTTGACCGATGGTTGGGGCATTCGCTGCATACGTGGTTGCAAGTCGTGTTCAGCACGCCGGTCGTGTTGTGGGCGGGCTGGCCGTTTTTTGTGCGGGGTTGGCGGTCGATTCTGACTTGGAATCTCAACATGTTCACCTTGATCGCCATCGGCACCGGGACGGCGTATTTGTTTAGTCTGTTGGTCGTGCTGTTTCCGGGACTGGTTCCCGACGACCTGAAAACCGACGGGCATGTGGAGGTTTATTTCGAAGCGGCGGCGGTGATTATCACGTTGGTGTTGCTTGGTCAGGTGCTAGAACTTCGCGCACGACGACGAACCGGGCATGCGATTCGGGAGTTGATGTCGCTGGCGCCGCCGACCGCGCGCATTGTTCGTGACGGTCAGGAGCAAGAGGTTCCGCTGGATGACGTCCAGCAGGGGGATGTGCTGCGTGTGCGTCCGGGTGAGAAAATCCCCGTCGACGGCAAATTGACGGAGGGGAAAAGTTCCGTCGATGAGTCCATGATTACCGGCGAGCCGGCGGCGGTGCAAAAACAAACCGGCGACGAAGTGATCGGCGGAACGGTTAACCAGACCGGCGCGTTTTTGATGCAAGCGGAAAAAGTGGGCGGTGACACGGTGTTGGCGCAGATCGTCAATATGGTCTCGGACGCTCAGCGGAGTCGCGCGCCGATTCAGAAAGTCGCCGATGTCGTCGCTGGATATTTCGTGCCGGCGGTGGTGCTGTGCGCGGTGCTGACGTTTATCGTATGGGCAGTCCTACAGCCAAAGCAACCGGCGTTGGCTTGGGCGCTGGTCAATGCCGTGGCCGTGTTGATCATTGCCTGCCCCTGTGCATTGGGGCTGGCCACACCGATGTCGATCATGGTCGGCGTCGGACGTGGGGCGAAGGCAGGCGTGCTGATTAAGGACGCCGAAGTCTTGGAGACCTTGGAAAAAATCGACACACTCGTCGTCGACAAAACTGGCACGCTGACCGAAGGCCGCCCCAAACTGACCGAGTGCATTCCGGCTCAGGGCTTTCCCGAAGCGGACCTATTACAATTGGCGGCAAGCGTCGAACAAAACAGCGAGCATCCGCTGGCGCATGCCATCGTTCAGGGAGCCAAGGATCGAGAGCTAAGTTTATCGAGCACCGCTGATTTCGATTCGGTCACAGGCGGAGGGGTGCATGGAACGGTCGATGGCAAGGCTGTGCTGATTGGCAAACGTTCGTTGTTGGAAGAACGGCAGGTGCAAGATTTTGCGGTCTTAGACGACAAGGTCGATGAACTGCAGCGGCAGGGACGGACGGTGATGTATGTCGCTGTGGACCAACGTTTCGCCGGAATCATCGCTGTCTCCGATCCGATCAAAGCCTCCACCGCCGAAGCCGTTACGGCGCTGCACCAATTGGGGCTGCGGATCATCATGCTAACTGGCGACAACGAAAAAACGGCTCAAACAGTCGCTGAGCAATTGGGAATCGATGAGTTCGAAGCGGGCGAGCGACCCGAGGATAAACAGGCGCGGATCAAGTCGCTCAAAAGCGAAGGTCATAAGGTGGCGATGGCCGGCGACGGCATCAACGATGCACCGGCGCTCGCGCTGGCCGATGTCGGCATCGCCATGGGGACGGGGACCGATGTGGCGATCGAATCGGCGGGGGTCACCCTCGTCAAAGGAGATCTGCGTGGAATCATCAAAGCGGTCAACCTCAGCCGCCACACAATGCGCAACATTCGGCAGAACCTGTTTTTCGCATTCATCTACAACGCGCTCGGCGTGCCGATTGCCGCTGGTGTGCTCTATCCGGTCATGGGGCTGTTACTCAATCCGATGATCGCCGCCGCTGCGATGAGTTTCAGTTCCGTGTCAGTGATCGCCAACGCACTGCGACTGCGAACGACCAATTTGGATTGA